The following are encoded in a window of Lacinutrix sp. WUR7 genomic DNA:
- a CDS encoding immunoglobulin-like domain-containing protein, with amino-acid sequence MKRVLLLIVLFLSFTVLNAQIQLRGTAATATTTSTNLTINKPTGLQVGDIMFLQVVQTSDSGSFFGSGDLSDITPSGWAEINGNYIRNTSSGNIFNRQYQKTRVTLLYKFASSADVATANFSFSLDTDADDGEGAIVAFTGFDIANPFNATLSSYQIGNDNSLTTNSITTSTPNSAVIMFGAIDDNRNISSWSTSNPGSLNELYDVPFNANRDMGMGAAWNIKPSAGPTGQGLGILAGGGNDYNGAILIALKEGYTGPLLEVSPTSLSFGVIPDGNTSPEQNYVMSGSNLNSGNITVNAPANFEVSLTSGSGFGNSVSVPNSGGTLNNTNIYVRFIPSAPNSNYTGNITNIGGGASFQNVSVTGTSDIPDNCASTGQITQDEFISRVQLNTIDNSSGAQTYSDFTNISTDLQRGDTYTISITPTWNGSVYPEGYAVWMDYNFDGDFEDSGELIFSQGATTNTPVTGGFTVPINGFLGFTTMRVSMKWNDIPDPCETFTYGEVEDYAINIMPACDLPIANCQDIDLVLDANGNATLLPEQIDNAGNLSTYECGLDSWSVSKSNFDCSDIGPNTVTLTITDINGNVATCDATVTVVDETAAIITLTGANPQVIEVCDIYTELGATANDNCDVNITSNINIDDSIVDTNVVGSYSVTYNVTDANNNDATEVTRTVNVVDTTIPVISLTGNATITLEACDTYNEQGAIATDGCLTIGSVTVGGDTVNPNVVGSYTVTYNVTDANNNDAAEVTRMVNVVDTTIPVISLTGDAILTLEVCDTYNDQGATATDGCLTIGSVIVGGDTVNPNVVGSYTVTYNVTDANNNDAAEVTRMVNVVDTTIPVISLTGDAILTLEACDTYNEQGATATDGCLTIGSVTVGGDTVNPNVVGSYTVTYNVTDANNNDAAEVTRMVNVVDTTIPVISLTGDAILTLEVCDTYNDQGATATDGCLTIGSVIVGGDTVNPNVVGSYTVTYNVTDANNNDAAEVTRMVNVVDTTIPVISLTGDAILTLEACDTYNEQGATATDGCLTIGSVTVGGDTVNPNVVGSYSVTYNVTDANNNDATEVTRTVNVVDTTIPVISLTGDAILTLEVCDTYNEQGATATDGCLTIGSVTVGGDTVNPNVVGSYIVTYNVTDANNNDAAEVTRMVNVVDTTIPVITLTGANPQMIEACTAYIELGATANDNCLGDITGSLVIDASSVNTSVEGTYVVTYNVIDTNGNEAVEVIRTVTVEDTQAPIVNCISDFTIQLDANGNASITVADIENGSTDACGIASTNIDVTSFDCSDVMSGSPTVSDLFISEYVEGSSSNKYIEIYNGTGNTVSLSDYEIRLYSNGNSSPSTTSSLSGSLTDGSTKVYRNSSANIYGGATTVLPAVNWNGDDAIALWKISANAAIDIFGKIGQDPGSQWNVSGNETANQTLVRNPNVTGGNIDNATGFPSLGTEWTEFAQNNVSNLGSHTIASVSSGVPVVLTVTDVNGNTSTCTTTVTVIDAVSPYVNCKNITVQLDATGNATIAEDAVNNNSSDACGGLTFDTDITSFDCSNVGANAVILTVTDANGNESSCTATVTVEDNIDPVVICQNITVELDSTGNVTIAEDAVNNNSTDACGGLTFDTDITTFDCSNVGGNTVILTVTDVNGNSNTCFATVTVQDNTAPEVVCQDITVELDAAGNASILASDIDNGSTDACGIASTTIDVNSFDCSDISAAPVINELFISEYIEGGSNNKCIEIYNGTGSSIDLAANNYRLLVYANGSSNAGSNIALSGVVANGDVFVICNTGASGTFTSEADQTSGSVSFNGDDAVELTKGGSSIDIFGRIGQDPGSYWSATGIRTQNRTLVRNENISSGNTDNTYGFPSLVTEWTEFPQDNASNLGSHSVAGGGVAVTLTVTDNNGNVSSCSATVTVVDNITPQITCVANSTRDTDAGQCDYTIQGNELDATFTDNCASGSITNDLNGTASIAGEVLQKGTIAVVWTVDDGNGQTATCTTTITVEDNEDPIIACVANGIRNTDVGQCNYTVQGNELDATFTDNCADGTITNNLNGTATIAGEVFTKGHTTIIWTVVDGNGQTATCTTTVTVEDNEDPVITCIADDLRNTDLGECTYTIQGNELDASFTDNCADGNIINDYNNSATLTGAVFQKGATVVTWIVDDGNGQTATCTTTITVEDNEDPVIACVANDTRNTDAGQCNYTVQGNELDASFTDNCADGSITNNLNGTATIAGEVFAKGDTTIIWTVEDGNGQTATCTNTITVEDNEDPVIICIEDTTRDTDLGECTYTIQGNELDATFTDNCANGSITNNLNGTATIAGEVLVKGDTTITWTVTDGNGQTATCTTTITVEDNEAPIVDCLNLQVLLDANGNGGITIADINNNSTDNCEIASITLSQMTFDCSDIGGDLDALIISEYIDGTGNTDCIEIYNGTGNSVNLYEGNYSLKFYLDGGTTATYNIPLLGSIADRDVYVVCFGASPGSSQADQTAGFAFDGNDAIALSNADGAIDIIGVIGQDPGTGGWNASPNTTAGTTLVRSETVLQGNINSFQTGFATEWIAYPQDTFTNLGNHDIEITDLANNVILTVTDTSGNVSTCEGNVTVVDDTPPIAECQNVVVQLDANGFGSTTASAVDNGSSDACGIRSLTLSDTEFDCSNIGANTVTLTVTDNNGNTSTCSATVTVEDNVAPIPNCQSIIVQLDANGNVTIAEDAVNNGSTDACGGLTYDTDITSFDCSNVGENTVILTVTDAYGNSSVCTSTVTVEDNVNPNAVCQNITVQLDANGSATITGTDVDGGSNDNCGIVSYEVTPSTFTCDTIGVNTVTLTVTDENGLTDTCTATVTVEGIIPTVTISEGELPDFCQGAALVLTANSDEAISYLWNDGETTESIEVPGDGTYGVIVTSATNCTSYVEYIVAGFDAGSLISAYTILATDNVHLQNSNTVQSGGVGVTGVGKKIKLHNASNVIDFAQASQIQINGGSMVGTAIYQPATPIIPPFVHNIQSNSASPDVTINNNSSTTLNGSVYGTINIKNGATVTFTEPNVHIDELKTANDATIEFSGCTNLLVNKKLDFGDRTLFNSDGHMVTVYANSDVEVNKGSLIIARIHANDNSISVKGNNGSATYMTGFFIGKSITGNKNVIWNADTYCQPCPAPNDGADCSDPAEIPVPFVFEGVGEFCWETSGVINFVNSWELQFLEINGVSYLNQYSTTMPARIDGKYYIHYISNVPWGHFEINGFEDPGDTGLSCNDPIEIQVPYSFNGTDEYCWETYDDIDIVNSWSLVSLEINGVDFTNQYSTNLPPKINGKYMIHYVSEVSWGHVELRNNASGRIDISFDVAAWPNPSDTVFNLRLKTENPTDQAVIQVFDMNNRLVHQGEFHPNEVYKFGNNLEGGGYIVQVSQAGKKAYTKVVKF; translated from the coding sequence ATGAAAAGAGTTTTACTACTAATTGTTCTATTCTTGTCTTTTACTGTACTTAATGCACAGATTCAATTAAGAGGAACAGCTGCAACTGCAACAACAACTTCTACAAACCTAACAATTAATAAACCTACAGGCTTACAGGTTGGAGATATTATGTTTCTTCAAGTTGTGCAAACTAGTGATTCTGGTAGTTTTTTTGGTAGTGGTGATTTAAGTGATATTACTCCTTCAGGATGGGCAGAAATAAATGGTAACTATATTAGAAACACAAGTAGTGGGAATATTTTTAATAGACAATATCAAAAAACTCGAGTAACATTATTATATAAATTTGCTTCCAGTGCAGATGTAGCAACAGCAAATTTCTCTTTTTCTTTAGATACTGATGCAGATGATGGAGAAGGTGCAATAGTAGCCTTTACAGGTTTTGATATTGCAAATCCATTTAATGCTACTTTAAGCTCCTACCAAATTGGTAATGATAATTCTTTAACAACAAATAGCATTACTACTTCAACACCAAATAGTGCTGTTATTATGTTTGGAGCTATAGATGACAATCGAAATATTTCATCATGGTCTACTTCAAATCCAGGCTCTCTTAATGAATTATATGATGTACCTTTTAATGCAAATAGAGATATGGGAATGGGAGCTGCTTGGAATATAAAACCAAGTGCTGGTCCAACAGGGCAAGGTCTTGGGATTCTTGCTGGTGGTGGAAATGATTATAATGGAGCCATTCTGATTGCTTTAAAAGAAGGGTACACTGGCCCACTATTAGAGGTTAGCCCAACAAGTTTAAGTTTTGGTGTGATACCGGATGGTAATACCTCTCCTGAGCAAAACTATGTAATGTCAGGAAGCAATTTAAATTCTGGAAACATAACCGTTAACGCACCAGCTAATTTTGAAGTTTCATTAACATCTGGTTCTGGATTTGGAAATTCTGTAAGTGTTCCTAATTCAGGAGGTACGTTAAATAATACAAACATATATGTTCGATTTATTCCTTCTGCTCCAAATTCAAATTATACAGGTAATATTACCAACATTGGTGGGGGTGCTTCATTCCAAAATGTTAGTGTAACAGGGACTTCAGATATTCCAGATAATTGTGCTTCAACGGGGCAAATTACACAAGATGAGTTTATAAGTAGAGTACAATTAAACACTATTGATAATAGTTCTGGTGCACAAACATATTCTGATTTTACAAACATATCAACCGATTTACAAAGAGGAGATACATATACTATTTCAATTACACCAACATGGAATGGTTCCGTTTATCCAGAAGGATATGCGGTATGGATGGATTATAATTTTGATGGTGATTTTGAGGATTCTGGAGAGTTGATTTTTTCGCAAGGAGCAACTACGAATACACCTGTAACTGGTGGTTTTACAGTTCCAATTAATGGTTTTTTGGGTTTTACAACTATGAGAGTATCTATGAAATGGAATGATATTCCAGACCCATGTGAAACATTTACATATGGCGAAGTTGAAGATTATGCTATAAATATAATGCCAGCGTGCGATCTTCCTATAGCTAACTGTCAAGATATAGATTTAGTACTTGATGCAAATGGAAATGCTACATTATTGCCAGAGCAAATAGATAATGCAGGAAATCTTAGTACCTACGAATGTGGTCTAGATTCTTGGTCCGTTTCAAAATCAAACTTTGATTGTTCCGATATTGGACCTAATACGGTTACATTAACCATTACTGATATTAATGGAAATGTAGCAACCTGTGATGCCACAGTAACAGTAGTAGATGAAACCGCAGCTATAATAACCTTAACAGGAGCTAACCCTCAAGTAATTGAAGTTTGTGATATATATACCGAATTAGGAGCAACTGCAAACGATAATTGTGATGTAAACATAACCTCAAATATTAATATCGATGACTCTATAGTTGATACAAATGTGGTTGGTTCTTATTCTGTAACCTATAACGTAACAGATGCCAATAATAACGATGCTACTGAAGTAACTAGAACAGTAAATGTTGTGGATACTACGATTCCAGTAATTTCACTTACTGGAAATGCAACTATAACATTGGAGGCTTGCGACACATACAACGAACAAGGAGCTATTGCTACCGATGGTTGTTTGACAATAGGATCTGTAACCGTTGGAGGAGATACTGTCAACCCAAATGTGGTTGGTTCTTATACTGTAACCTACAATGTAACAGATGCCAATAATAACGATGCTGCTGAAGTAACTAGAATGGTAAATGTTGTGGATACTACGATTCCAGTAATATCCCTTACTGGAGATGCAATCCTAACATTGGAAGTTTGTGATACGTACAACGATCAAGGGGCTACGGCTACGGATGGTTGTTTAACAATAGGATCTGTAATCGTTGGAGGAGATACTGTCAACCCAAATGTGGTTGGTTCTTATACTGTAACCTACAATGTAACAGATGCTAATAATAACGATGCTGCTGAAGTAACTAGAATGGTAAATGTTGTGGATACTACGATTCCAGTAATTTCACTTACTGGAGATGCAATCCTAACATTGGAAGCCTGCGATACGTACAACGAACAAGGAGCTACTGCTACTGATGGTTGTTTGACAATAGGATCTGTAACCGTTGGAGGAGATACTGTCAACCCAAATGTGGTTGGTTCTTATACTGTAACCTACAATGTAACAGATGCCAATAATAACGATGCTGCTGAAGTAACTAGAATGGTAAATGTTGTGGATACTACGATTCCAGTAATATCCCTTACTGGAGATGCAATCCTAACATTGGAAGTTTGTGATACGTACAACGATCAAGGGGCTACGGCTACGGATGGTTGTTTAACAATAGGATCTGTAATCGTTGGAGGAGATACTGTCAACCCAAATGTGGTTGGTTCTTATACTGTAACCTACAATGTAACAGATGCTAATAATAACGATGCTGCTGAAGTAACTAGAATGGTAAATGTTGTGGATACTACGATTCCAGTAATTTCACTTACTGGAGATGCAATCCTAACATTGGAAGCCTGCGATACGTACAACGAACAAGGAGCTACTGCTACCGATGGTTGTTTAACAATAGGATCTGTAACCGTTGGAGGAGATACTGTCAACCCAAATGTTGTTGGTTCTTATTCTGTAACCTATAACGTAACAGATGCCAATAATAACGATGCTACTGAAGTAACTAGAACAGTAAATGTTGTGGATACTACGATTCCAGTAATTTCACTTACTGGAGATGCAATCCTAACATTGGAAGTTTGCGATACGTACAACGAACAAGGGGCTACGGCTACCGATGGTTGTTTAACAATAGGATCTGTAACCGTTGGAGGAGATACGGTCAACCCAAATGTGGTTGGTTCTTATATCGTAACCTATAATGTAACAGATGCCAATAATAACGATGCTGCTGAAGTAACTAGAATGGTAAATGTTGTGGATACTACGATTCCAGTAATTACTTTAACAGGAGCAAATCCACAAATGATTGAAGCTTGTACAGCTTATATTGAATTAGGAGCAACTGCAAATGATAATTGTTTAGGGGATATTACAGGAAGCCTTGTAATAGATGCCTCTAGTGTTAATACTAGTGTAGAAGGAACATACGTGGTTACTTACAATGTTATAGATACCAATGGAAACGAAGCTGTGGAAGTAATACGAACGGTTACTGTAGAAGACACACAAGCACCAATTGTTAATTGTATTTCAGATTTTACTATTCAATTGGATGCTAACGGAAATGCTTCCATTACTGTAGCAGATATTGAAAATGGTTCTACCGATGCATGCGGAATTGCATCTACAAATATTGATGTAACTAGTTTTGATTGTAGTGATGTAATGTCTGGAAGTCCAACAGTTTCCGATTTGTTTATTTCTGAATATGTGGAAGGAAGTTCATCTAATAAATATATAGAAATTTATAATGGAACAGGAAATACAGTTAGTCTATCTGATTATGAAATTCGTCTATATTCAAATGGTAACTCTTCTCCATCAACCACAAGTAGCCTTTCTGGATCACTAACTGATGGTTCTACTAAAGTATATAGAAATTCTTCCGCTAATATTTATGGAGGTGCAACAACAGTATTACCCGCTGTAAATTGGAATGGAGATGACGCTATTGCTTTATGGAAAATTAGTGCTAATGCTGCTATAGATATATTTGGAAAAATAGGTCAAGATCCTGGATCGCAATGGAATGTTAGTGGAAATGAAACAGCAAACCAAACCTTAGTTAGAAATCCAAATGTAACAGGAGGAAATATAGATAACGCAACAGGATTTCCTTCCTTAGGAACAGAATGGACAGAATTTGCGCAAAACAACGTTTCAAACTTAGGTAGTCATACCATTGCTTCCGTTAGTTCGGGAGTACCCGTAGTCTTAACAGTAACAGATGTTAACGGAAATACATCTACGTGCACTACAACAGTAACAGTTATAGACGCGGTGTCACCATATGTGAATTGTAAAAATATTACCGTACAACTAGATGCTACCGGAAATGCAACCATAGCAGAGGATGCTGTAAATAACAATTCTTCAGATGCCTGTGGCGGACTAACGTTCGATACAGATATTACAAGTTTTGATTGTTCTAATGTAGGAGCAAATGCAGTTATATTAACGGTAACAGATGCAAACGGAAATGAAAGTAGTTGCACCGCTACAGTAACTGTGGAAGACAACATAGATCCTGTAGTAATTTGTCAAAATATTACGGTAGAGCTAGATTCTACTGGAAATGTAACAATTGCTGAAGATGCTGTGAATAACAATTCAACAGATGCCTGTGGAGGTTTAACTTTTGATACAGATATTACAACTTTTGATTGCTCAAATGTAGGAGGCAATACAGTGATATTAACAGTAACAGACGTAAATGGAAACTCAAATACATGTTTCGCAACAGTTACAGTGCAAGATAACACTGCTCCAGAAGTTGTTTGTCAGGATATAACCGTAGAGTTAGATGCAGCAGGAAATGCAAGTATTTTAGCATCAGATATTGACAATGGTTCTACAGATGCCTGTGGAATTGCTTCTACAACTATTGATGTAAATAGTTTTGATTGTAGCGATATTAGTGCTGCTCCAGTAATCAATGAATTATTTATTTCCGAATATATTGAAGGAGGAAGTAATAACAAATGTATCGAGATTTATAATGGAACAGGCAGCTCCATTGATTTAGCTGCAAATAATTATAGACTTTTAGTTTATGCTAATGGAAGTTCAAATGCAGGATCTAATATTGCACTTTCAGGAGTAGTTGCAAATGGCGATGTATTTGTAATTTGTAATACTGGGGCATCAGGAACCTTTACTTCGGAAGCAGATCAAACATCTGGAAGTGTTTCTTTTAATGGAGACGATGCCGTCGAATTAACTAAAGGTGGTTCTTCAATAGATATCTTCGGAAGGATTGGTCAAGACCCAGGATCTTATTGGAGTGCAACAGGAATTAGAACGCAAAACAGAACTTTAGTTAGAAACGAAAATATTTCAAGCGGAAATACAGATAATACATATGGATTCCCTTCCTTAGTAACAGAGTGGACAGAATTTCCACAAGACAATGCTTCTAATTTAGGAAGTCATAGTGTCGCTGGAGGTGGAGTTGCTGTAACATTAACAGTTACCGATAATAATGGAAATGTTTCTTCTTGTAGTGCCACAGTAACAGTAGTGGATAATATAACACCTCAAATTACTTGTGTAGCAAATAGTACAAGAGATACAGATGCAGGACAATGTGATTATACCATACAAGGCAATGAATTGGATGCTACATTTACAGATAACTGCGCTTCTGGAAGTATAACGAACGATTTAAACGGAACCGCAAGTATTGCTGGTGAAGTTTTACAAAAAGGAACTATTGCAGTAGTTTGGACAGTCGATGATGGTAACGGACAAACAGCAACGTGCACAACTACAATTACAGTAGAGGATAACGAAGATCCAATAATTGCTTGTGTAGCAAATGGAATCCGAAATACAGATGTTGGACAATGTAATTATACCGTGCAAGGAAATGAATTGGATGCAACATTTACAGATAATTGTGCAGATGGCACCATTACAAACAACTTAAACGGAACTGCAACAATTGCTGGTGAAGTTTTTACAAAAGGGCATACTACTATAATATGGACTGTTGTAGATGGAAACGGGCAAACAGCAACGTGTACAACCACAGTTACAGTAGAAGACAACGAAGATCCAGTAATTACTTGTATTGCAGATGATCTAAGAAATACCGATTTAGGAGAATGTACATATACCATTCAAGGAAATGAGTTGGATGCAAGCTTCACAGATAACTGTGCAGATGGAAACATTATAAATGACTATAACAATAGCGCTACTTTAACTGGAGCAGTATTCCAAAAAGGAGCAACCGTAGTTACTTGGATAGTTGATGATGGTAACGGACAAACAGCAACTTGTACAACTACAATTACAGTAGAAGACAACGAAGATCCAGTAATTGCATGTGTAGCAAATGATACACGAAATACAGATGCAGGACAATGTAATTATACCGTGCAAGGAAATGAGTTGGATGCAAGCTTTACAGATAACTGTGCAGATGGAAGTATTACCAATAACCTGAATGGAACCGCAACAATTGCTGGTGAAGTTTTTGCAAAAGGGGATACTACTATTATATGGACTGTAGAAGATGGTAACGGACAAACAGCAACGTGTACAAATACTATCACAGTTGAAGATAACGAAGACCCTGTAATTATTTGTATTGAAGATACTACACGAGATACCGACTTAGGAGAATGTACATATACCATCCAAGGTAATGAGTTGGATGCAACATTTACAGATAACTGTGCAAATGGAAGTATTACAAATAACTTAAACGGAACGGCAACCATTGCAGGTGAAGTACTTGTTAAAGGAGATACCACCATAACATGGACGGTTACAGATGGAAACGGACAAACAGCTACTTGTACAACAACTATTACTGTAGAAGATAATGAAGCACCAATTGTAGATTGTCTTAATTTACAAGTATTATTAGATGCTAACGGAAACGGTGGAATTACCATTGCTGATATCAATAATAATTCTACAGACAATTGCGAAATTGCAAGTATCACTTTATCACAAATGACTTTCGATTGTAGTGATATTGGAGGAGATTTAGATGCCTTAATTATATCGGAATATATTGATGGAACTGGTAATACAGATTGTATCGAAATTTATAATGGTACTGGTAATAGTGTTAATTTATACGAAGGAAATTATAGTCTTAAGTTTTACCTAGATGGTGGAACCACAGCTACATATAACATCCCTTTATTAGGAAGTATTGCCGATAGAGATGTGTATGTAGTATGCTTCGGAGCTTCTCCAGGTTCAAGCCAAGCAGATCAAACAGCAGGATTTGCTTTTGATGGAAACGACGCAATTGCATTATCTAATGCAGATGGAGCGATTGATATTATTGGAGTAATTGGTCAGGATCCTGGTACAGGAGGTTGGAATGCATCTCCAAATACAACAGCTGGTACTACTTTGGTGAGAAGCGAGACAGTATTACAAGGAAATATTAATAGTTTCCAAACAGGATTTGCTACAGAGTGGATTGCATACCCGCAAGATACTTTTACTAATTTAGGAAATCATGATATTGAAATTACAGACCTAGCGAACAATGTGATTCTTACTGTTACAGATACCAGTGGAAATGTTTCTACTTGTGAAGGAAACGTAACCGTAGTGGATGACACGCCTCCAATAGCAGAATGTCAAAACGTGGTGGTGCAATTAGATGCAAATGGTTTTGGTAGCACAACTGCTTCTGCAGTAGATAATGGATCTAGTGATGCCTGCGGAATTAGAAGTCTTACATTGAGTGATACAGAATTCGATTGTAGTAATATTGGAGCAAATACTGTAACACTGACAGTAACCGATAATAACGGAAACACCTCCACTTGTAGTGCAACCGTTACTGTGGAAGATAATGTAGCACCAATTCCAAATTGTCAGAGTATTATAGTGCAATTAGATGCGAATGGTAATGTCACTATTGCAGAAGATGCCGTAAATAATGGATCAACTGATGCTTGTGGCGGATTAACATACGACACAGATATAACTAGTTTCGATTGTTCTAATGTTGGTGAAAATACCGTAATATTAACCGTTACAGATGCTTATGGAAATTCCAGCGTATGTACTTCAACCGTTACCGTTGAAGATAATGTGAATCCAAATGCTGTTTGTCAAAACATTACAGTACAATTGGATGCAAATGGTTCTGCAACTATTACTGGGACAGATGTGGATGGCGGATCGAATGATAATTGCGGAATTGTTTCTTATGAAGTTACGCCTTCCACATTCACTTGTGATACTATTGGAGTAAATACCGTTACATTAACGGTTACAGATGAGAATGGTCTTACAGACACTTGTACAGCTACTGTAACTGTTGAAGGGATAATACCAACAGTAACTATTTCTGAAGGGGAACTTCCTGATTTCTGTCAAGGAGCAGCTTTAGTCTTAACTGCTAATAGTGATGAAGCTATTTCTTATTTATGGAATGATGGAGAAACAACTGAATCTATCGAGGTTCCTGGAGATGGTACTTATGGTGTAATAGTTACTTCTGCAACAAATTGTACTTCTTATGTAGAATATATCGTTGCAGGATTTGATGCTGGTTCTTTAATTTCAGCATATACCATATTAGCAACAGATAATGTGCACTTACAAAACAGTAACACGGTACAAAGTGGTGGTGTTGGTGTTACCGGTGTTGGTAAAAAGATAAAACTGCACAATGCTAGTAATGTCATTGATTTTGCTCAAGCATCACAAATACAAATAAACGGAGGAAGCATGGTAGGAACAGCTATTTACCAGCCAGCGACTCCTATAATACCTCCTTTTGTTCATAATATTCAGTCTAATTCAGCAAGTCCAGATGTTACCATAAATAATAATTCAAGCACTACCCTTAACGGAAGTGTCTATGGTACGATTAATATTAAAAATGGAGCTACAGTTACATTTACAGAGCCTAATGTGCATATAGATGAATTAAAAACAGCTAATGATGCAACAATAGAATTTTCAGGATGTACCAATCTTCTTGTCAATAAAAAACTAGACTTTGGCGATCGTACCTTATTTAATTCGGATGGACATATGGTTACCGTATATGCAAATAGTGATGTTGAGGTGAATAAAGGTTCCTTGATTATTGCACGTATTCATGCAAATGATAATTCCATTTCTGTAAAAGGTAATAATGGAAGTGCAACCTATATGACTGGCTTCTTCATTGGTAAATCAATTACTGGTAATAAGAATGTAATTTGGAATGCTGATACATACTGCCAACCTTGCCCAGCACCAAATGATGGAGCAGATTGTAGTGATCCTGCAGAAATACCAGTGCCATTTGTATTTGAAGGTGTTGGAGAATTCTGTTGGGAAACTTCAGGAGTTATCAATTTTGTAAACTCTTGGGAACTACAATTTTTAGAGATTAATGGTGTAAGTTACCTGAATCAATACAGCACAACGATGCCAGCTAGAATTGATGGTAAATATTATATCCATTACATTTCTAATGTGCCTTGGGGACATTTCGAAATCAATGGTTTTGAAGATCCAGGAGATACAGGACTTAGTTGTAATGATCCTATTGAAATTCAGGTGCCGTATTCTTTTAATGGAACAGACGAATATTGTTGGGAAACGTATGACGATATTGATATCGTAAATTCATGGTCATTAGTATCCTTAGAAATCAATGGTGTCGATTTTACGAATCAATATTCAACAAATTTACCTCCAAAAATTAACGGTAAATACATGATACATTATGTTTCAGAAGTTAGTTGGGGACATGTTGAATTGCGAAATAATGCTTCTGGAAGAATAGATATCTCCTTTGATGTTGCGGCTTGGCCAAATCCTTCAGATACTGTTTTTAATTTAAGATTGAAAACAGAAAATCCAACAGATCAGGCAGTGATACAAGTTTTTGATATGAATAATAGATTAGTACATCAAGGAGAATTCCATCCAAATGAAGTTTACAAGTTTGGTAATAATTTAGAAGGTGGAGGATATATTGTACAAGTATCACAAGCAGGTAAAAAAGCGTATACTAAAGTAGTTAAGTTTTAA